Proteins from a genomic interval of Nitrospina gracilis Nb-211:
- the mltG gene encoding endolytic transglycosylase MltG, with protein MNRYLKTSLLAGLFLVLTGVFGFSFWLYSYSTSPLTPSSPSRIVEVERGMTLKQVSRHLSDKRLIANPTGFVLFAYLQGKQNQIRAGEYELSGRMPPKQILETITSGQSVLHALTVPEGYRILEIAGLVEQAGLGSRERFVEETRNPELIRTVGAPAEDLEGYLFPETYKFPKNAGEKRIVETMVQTFQEKVNPAKAMRQAEAMNLTFHEIITLASIIEKETGAPSERELISSVFHNRLKRNMRLQTDPTVIYALADFDGNIRKKDLSVESPYNTYLYPGLPPGPIASPGLESIKAALNPAETKYLYFVSRQDGTHKFSTNLDDHNRAVVKYQLQGG; from the coding sequence ATGAACCGTTACTTGAAAACATCGCTTCTGGCGGGCCTATTCCTGGTGTTGACCGGGGTGTTTGGATTTTCATTCTGGCTGTACAGCTATTCCACCTCGCCGCTCACCCCCTCTTCTCCTTCCCGCATCGTGGAAGTCGAGCGCGGCATGACCTTGAAGCAGGTGTCGCGTCATCTCAGTGACAAACGGTTGATCGCGAACCCCACCGGCTTCGTTCTGTTTGCGTACCTTCAGGGCAAGCAGAACCAGATCCGCGCCGGGGAGTACGAGCTGTCCGGCAGGATGCCTCCCAAACAAATTCTGGAAACCATCACCTCCGGCCAGTCGGTTCTCCACGCGCTCACCGTGCCGGAGGGGTACCGCATCCTGGAAATCGCCGGGCTGGTGGAACAGGCCGGGCTGGGGAGCCGGGAACGGTTCGTGGAGGAAACGCGCAACCCGGAATTGATCCGGACGGTGGGTGCGCCCGCGGAAGACCTGGAAGGCTACCTGTTTCCGGAAACCTACAAGTTTCCCAAAAACGCAGGCGAAAAACGCATCGTGGAAACCATGGTGCAGACCTTTCAGGAAAAAGTGAACCCCGCAAAGGCCATGCGCCAGGCCGAGGCGATGAACCTCACGTTTCATGAGATCATCACGCTGGCCTCCATCATCGAAAAAGAAACCGGAGCGCCATCGGAGCGGGAGCTCATCTCCTCCGTCTTCCACAACCGGCTGAAACGCAACATGCGCCTGCAAACCGACCCGACGGTGATTTACGCTCTGGCCGATTTCGACGGCAACATCCGCAAGAAAGACCTGTCGGTGGAGTCGCCGTACAATACCTACCTGTACCCCGGCCTGCCGCCGGGCCCCATCGCCAGCCCCGGCCTGGAAAGCATCAAAGCGGCGCTCAACCCCGCCGAGACGAAATACCTCTATTTCGTTTCAAGGCAGGATGGCACGCATAAGTTTTCCACCAATCTGGACGACCACAACCGCGCCGTCGTCAAATACCAGTTGCAGGGTGGCTGA
- the hisC gene encoding histidinol-phosphate transaminase, translated as MANVNLDQLVKDKIKALKAYHVENFDCDIKLHANENSYPPPSEILDLFQDTFRTFQLNRYPDPASQRLKDVLSKRLSVSTDQLAIGNGSDELIQILTQIFCDPGDTVAFPDPTFAMYSIIARGMGVKAESFPLDEKWDFTAEPFLDMLEKTQARIVFFSYPNNPTGNCFNRDAIQKVLENFKGITVLDEAYYDFARDTFLDQLKTHNNLVILRSLSKIGLAGLRVGYAVAHPTIIKQVDKIRLPYNSNTVSQELAAVLLNRFGPVKQQIDQILEQRDWLIKTLSHLPELETFPSDANFVLFRVHRNSEEVFNRLVEKGILVRDLNSHPRLSNCLRVTVGTHDENAEFVTQIKSILRSKG; from the coding sequence ATGGCAAACGTAAACCTCGACCAGTTGGTCAAAGACAAGATCAAGGCGCTCAAGGCGTACCATGTGGAGAACTTCGACTGCGACATCAAGCTCCACGCCAATGAGAACTCGTACCCGCCGCCGTCGGAGATCCTCGACCTGTTTCAGGATACCTTCCGCACGTTTCAGTTGAACCGCTACCCGGATCCGGCGAGCCAGCGGTTGAAGGACGTGCTGTCCAAGCGGTTGTCCGTGTCCACGGACCAGTTGGCCATCGGCAACGGCTCGGATGAATTGATCCAGATCCTGACGCAGATTTTCTGCGATCCCGGCGACACAGTGGCGTTTCCCGACCCCACCTTCGCCATGTACTCGATCATCGCGCGGGGTATGGGGGTTAAGGCGGAGAGCTTTCCACTCGATGAAAAATGGGATTTCACCGCCGAACCGTTTCTGGACATGCTGGAAAAAACGCAGGCGCGCATCGTGTTCTTCAGCTACCCCAACAACCCGACCGGCAATTGTTTCAATCGCGACGCTATCCAGAAGGTGCTGGAAAATTTCAAAGGCATCACCGTGCTCGACGAGGCCTATTACGATTTCGCACGCGACACTTTCCTCGATCAGCTTAAGACGCACAACAACCTGGTGATCCTGCGCAGTCTGTCGAAGATCGGGCTGGCGGGTCTGCGCGTCGGCTACGCCGTGGCGCATCCTACGATCATCAAGCAGGTGGATAAAATCCGCCTGCCATACAACTCCAACACCGTATCGCAGGAACTGGCCGCGGTACTGCTGAACCGATTTGGGCCGGTGAAACAGCAAATCGACCAGATCCTCGAACAGAGGGATTGGCTGATCAAGACCTTATCCCATCTCCCGGAACTGGAAACATTTCCGTCAGATGCCAACTTCGTCCTGTTCCGCGTGCATCGCAATTCCGAAGAAGTGTTCAATCGGCTGGTGGAAAAAGGTATACTGGTGCGGGACCTCAACAGCCACCCGCGTTTGAGTAACTGTCTGCGCGTCACCGTCGGCACCCACGATGAAAATGCCGAGTTCGTCACGCAGATCAAATCCATTCTCCGCAGCAAAGGTTGA
- the gmk gene encoding guanylate kinase codes for MTDTQPQNNSLLIVLSAPSGTGKTTICNRLREMRPDIKFSVSHTTRPPRQNERNGIDYHFINGEQFEAMQKKSEFLESAWVHNHFYGTAHSTLKAHRDRGEDLILELDPQGAASIRKLKLDAVFIFILPPSLRELERRLRQRGTESEEKIIERLTAGKIEMGQYRLYDYIVANHNVEETVETLLCIIRAEKHRTSRFTTECPVIGDILKSD; via the coding sequence ATGACCGACACCCAACCTCAAAACAACAGCCTGCTCATCGTCCTGTCCGCCCCTTCGGGCACGGGCAAAACCACCATATGCAACCGCCTGCGGGAAATGCGCCCGGACATCAAGTTTTCCGTATCGCACACCACCCGTCCGCCCCGGCAGAATGAGCGCAACGGCATCGACTACCATTTCATCAATGGAGAGCAGTTTGAAGCCATGCAGAAGAAAAGCGAGTTTCTGGAGTCCGCCTGGGTGCACAACCATTTTTACGGCACGGCCCACAGCACCCTGAAAGCCCACCGCGACCGGGGCGAGGATTTGATCCTGGAGCTGGACCCGCAGGGTGCGGCGTCCATCCGCAAACTCAAACTCGACGCGGTGTTCATCTTCATTCTGCCGCCGTCCCTGCGCGAACTGGAACGGCGCCTGCGGCAACGCGGCACCGAGTCAGAGGAAAAGATCATCGAACGCCTCACGGCGGGAAAAATTGAAATGGGTCAATACCGGTTGTACGATTACATCGTCGCGAACCACAACGTCGAAGAGACGGTGGAGACGCTTCTGTGCATCATCCGCGCTGAAAAACACCGCACTTCGCGCTTCACCACGGAGTGCCCGGTGATCGGCGATATCCTGAAATCCGACTGA